GGCTACGACGATGCGGCGGGGCCCGTCTCCCGCGTACTCGGGGAGCACGTCGGCCAGGGTCGACCAGGGGCCGGTGCACGGACGGCCCGGCGGCGCGGGACGCACGTCGAATCCCGGGCCGAAGTCTTCGGCGTCGAGGCCCTGACCGGTGATGAGCGTGACGGGCGGGCTCGCACCGCCGCCGTCCGGTCCGTTCAGCATCGCGTCGAGCGTCGCGCGGACCTCTTGCGGCGCGACGCCGGTGAGTTGCCGCGTCACCGGTTCGCCCGCGCCGCCCTCGGGACCGAGGAGCAGCGCCACCGCGCAGTCCTGCCGGGGCACGTCGTGCGCCCCCGGGGTGTCGTAAAGGAAGGTCCGCTGATCGAGCAGGACGACCAGGACGTGCCGGAACGCGTCGGCGTCGGCGTACTCCGAGACCAGACGCAGGGCCGTGAACCCGGCGGCGGTCCCCTGGTCCGAGAGGTTGAAGGCCAGGGGGTCGCCGGGCAGCGCATCGGCCAGATAGCAGGACGTGGAGCGGCGTGGGTCGGCGTCCGGGGCGGTGTGGGCGACGAGCACCAGGTCCAGGGGATCCTGGAGCGGGGGCAGGTCGGCGAGGAGTTCCTGGGTCATCTCGATGAAGGTGTTGCGCTCGCCCCGCTCCAGAAGCTCCGGGCGGAACTCCACCGAGTACGGGCGCACGAGGTCGGCCTGCATCCGGCTCAGGCTCGGCTCCAGTGGATCGGGCAGGAAGGGCCTGCCGGCGGAGAAGGTCCGGCTGACCAGCCGTGACAGGCGCAGCGGCGCCCGCCGGGCAGGCGCCGGCGCGTCGACCGGGCCGGGAGGCGTGGTGAGGTACATCGGCCGTCAGGTCCCGGCCTGCTCGCCGGCCTGCTCCCGGACGAGGGCGGCCAGCGAGCCCACGGTCTCGAAGTGGTGCTGTTCGAGATCGTCGGTGTCGAACTCCATGTCGAGTTCCTCCTCGATCGTCATCAGCAGGCCGAGCACGGTCGTGGAATCCAGGCCGAGTTCGTCGAACAGCCGGCTGTTCTCGGTGATGGTGGCGGCGTCGACCTGCATCGCCTTGGCGAGCGAGTCGGCGATCGTGGCGACGGCCCGGCCGTACAGGTCGGCGGTGTCGGCGTCCGGTGTGGTGTGCTCCATCGTTCACCTCTCGTGTCTCGTGTTCGTGGGGGAGGTCAGAGGGCGACGTCGGCCGCGTCGTGCGCGGTCGGGTCGTAGAGTCGCTGCCGCGCCAGGAGGTCGTCGGGGCTGTCCCGTTCCCGGACCAGATGGCATCGCCCCTCGTGGACCAGCACCTCGGCCGGGTAGCCATGGCTGAGGAACAGTCCGGGTGAGGCGGTCGGTCCGTAGGCGCCGGAGCGGTGCACGCCGATCAGGTCGCCGGGCCGCACCGGCGGCAGCGGGACCTTCCTGCCGATCGTGTCGCCCGGGGTGCAGAGCGGGCCGGTGACGTTCCACTCCTCGGTCGGCGGCTCGTCGAGCCGGTTGAGCACCGCCATGGGGAAGTTGCGCTTGACGAACGAGCCGATGCCGACGGCCGCCATGTGGTGGTGGGTGCCGCCGTCGGCGACGGCGAACCGCTCCCCCATCGAGGTCTTGGTGTAGCGGACGCTCATCACGTAGGTGCCGGCCTCGGCGGTGAGATAGCGGCCCAGCTCCATGATCAGCCGGGTGCCGGGGTGCCGGGCGGTGAAGTCCTCGATGACGGGGTTGAGTCCGTCGGTCAGCACTTCGGCGTCCAGGTCGCTCTCGCCGTCGAAGTAGGCGACGCCCAGACCGCCGCCCACATCGACCATCCGCAGGTCCAGGTGGAACGCGGCCGACAGCCGCTCGGCCAGTGCGAGGATGCGGGTGGTGTTCTCGATGACGACGTTCTCGTCGAGGATCCGGGTGCCCATGTACACCTGCACCCCCATCAGATCGACGTCGGGGAACTGCTTCACCAAGTCGGTCTGGGCGAACAGCTCCTCCTCGTCGATGCCGAACTGGCGCGGCTTGCCGCCCATCGCCAGCCCCGAACGCCTGACCGTGAAGCGCGGGTTGACGCGCAGCGCGACCGGCGCCCGCACGCCCCGGGCCCGGGCCAGCTCGTCCACCAGGGCCACCTCGGGAAGGGATTCGCAGACGATGGCGTAGATCCCGCTGTCCAGGCAGGCGGCCAGCTCCTGCCGGCTCTTGCCCGGGCCGAGGAAGATCACCTGTTCCGGCGGCACACCGGCCCGGCGCGCGGTCGTCAGTTCCACCAGTGACGAGACCTCGGCGCGGGCGCCGAACGAGTGCAGCAGCGCGCACACCGAGATGTTCGGGTTGGCCTTGAGCGAGTAGAAGATCTCCATGGCCGGGTGCAGCCGGTCGCGCAGCCCGTGGAACCGGTCCCGCAGCATGCTCCCGTCGTAGACGAACAGCGGGGTGTCGTACCGCCGGGCCAGCTCGGACACCGGCACGCCCTGGACCTGGAACTCCCGTGTCATCCTCGTCCCTCTCCCCTGGTGCTCTCCGCGACGGCGGCCAGCCTGCGGCCGATCTCGTCGTCCAGCGCCGCCGTCCGGTCCGCCGAGTCGGCGACGACGACCCCGTGGAGACGCCCGTCGAAGTGCGCCCCCGGGACCGGTTCTCCGGGCGACGCGGCCGCGTTGACGGTGGCGTAGTTGTTGATCAGCAGCCCGGTGCCCCGAGCGGGGTCGAACAGCAGGTCCGCCATGGCGCGGCGGAGCGACCCGAACGGCAGGCGGGCGCCGAGCCGCAGGGGGTATCTGCGCACCAGCGCCGTGCTCTCGGTCCCGATGAAGGCTTCCTGGATCGAGGCCTGGTACGTGGACATGTTGTGGCGCGCGTTGATCTCGACGAGGGGGTAGAGGCCGCCGTCGGGATCGATCATCGCGTCGACGCCGGCGACCCCGAAGTAGCCGTCGTCGGCCAGCCGTCCACCTAACAGGTGGGAGACCTCCGTCAGTTGGGCCCTCTGGCGCTCGGTGAGCCGCGCCGGGATCCGATGGCCCAGGTGCACCCCGCCCTCGGTCAGCGCCTCCTTGACGAAGTCGACGTGCACGCCGCCGTCCCGGCCGACGGTGAACTGGTAGTTGAGGTCGGCGCGCTTGGCCACCCACTCCTCCACCACCAGGCCGACCCGGTCGTGCCCGGCCTTCCGCGCCCGGCTGTGGATCATGCGGTGCAGCCGGTCCAGACGGCGTTCGTCCTCGACCACCTCGATGCCCTTGCCCGAGACACCGA
Above is a window of Streptomyces sp. NBC_00490 DNA encoding:
- a CDS encoding acyl carrier protein, whose translation is MEHTTPDADTADLYGRAVATIADSLAKAMQVDAATITENSRLFDELGLDSTTVLGLLMTIEEELDMEFDTDDLEQHHFETVGSLAALVREQAGEQAGT
- a CDS encoding type III PLP-dependent enzyme, whose translation is MTREFQVQGVPVSELARRYDTPLFVYDGSMLRDRFHGLRDRLHPAMEIFYSLKANPNISVCALLHSFGARAEVSSLVELTTARRAGVPPEQVIFLGPGKSRQELAACLDSGIYAIVCESLPEVALVDELARARGVRAPVALRVNPRFTVRRSGLAMGGKPRQFGIDEEELFAQTDLVKQFPDVDLMGVQVYMGTRILDENVVIENTTRILALAERLSAAFHLDLRMVDVGGGLGVAYFDGESDLDAEVLTDGLNPVIEDFTARHPGTRLIMELGRYLTAEAGTYVMSVRYTKTSMGERFAVADGGTHHHMAAVGIGSFVKRNFPMAVLNRLDEPPTEEWNVTGPLCTPGDTIGRKVPLPPVRPGDLIGVHRSGAYGPTASPGLFLSHGYPAEVLVHEGRCHLVRERDSPDDLLARQRLYDPTAHDAADVAL
- a CDS encoding ATP-binding protein; amino-acid sequence: MTGNFTGRLKAALTGTRDAELVFLGNFEVEDQWARGEMGLPRLGFGSGSVIVNRMDEFALLLAGKGDHVVLKDAPDADYLSHLEELGFELPGMLVVERQDPRSTVTQDALEDRRVLRELGGLGARGGVVCAHGVSELEERLAERAGIPLAAPSAAVCKAVNSKIYSRRLAAELGIRQSRGWSCASLAELDAAVEAARALLADGRRVVLKDAFGVSGKGIEVVEDERRLDRLHRMIHSRARKAGHDRVGLVVEEWVAKRADLNYQFTVGRDGGVHVDFVKEALTEGGVHLGHRIPARLTERQRAQLTEVSHLLGGRLADDGYFGVAGVDAMIDPDGGLYPLVEINARHNMSTYQASIQEAFIGTESTALVRRYPLRLGARLPFGSLRRAMADLLFDPARGTGLLINNYATVNAAASPGEPVPGAHFDGRLHGVVVADSADRTAALDDEIGRRLAAVAESTRGEGRG